A single region of the Pectinophora gossypiella chromosome 2, ilPecGoss1.1, whole genome shotgun sequence genome encodes:
- the LOC126378475 gene encoding oxysterol-binding protein-related protein 1, protein MEENAGRLHEYRTSLPVAQFSRGDFSLWSVLKNCVGKELSKITMPVVFNEPLSFLQRMLEYLEYAHLLRMAAEQTDPVARMEYIAAFAVSALASNWERLGKPFNPLLGETFELERPEFRAVCEQVSHHPPVSAFHADSPHFVFHGSVHPKLKFCGKSVEIQPKGHVTVELPRWGEAYTWSNVNCCVHNVIVGKLWIEQYGAMEVTCHGGAGLKANLAFKPAGFNNRDLHRVDGFIVDANKKRLRYLYGKWTQCIKCCSAAQYDQWAKEQGQETSSQTPSHTPKKVLAKLNSFKVGALRSMSIQDSEEPDTSEDVPKPDEAFNIEIPGSVTLWEARPRPPNSAQYYQFTEFAMSLNELEQDMKGQLCPTDSRLRPDVRLLEQGDIDGAAVEKSRLEDKQRTARKVLKKSSEPWQPRWFSQGTNPYTKQEDWLYNGGYWDRNYQHLKDVDIF, encoded by the exons GACATCACTACCAGTTGCCCAGTTCAGCCGCGGCGACTTCTCGCTCTGGTCTGTGTTGAAGAACTGCGTGGGCAAGGAGCTCTCCAAGATCACGATGCCGGTGGTGTTCAACGAGCCCCTGTCCTTCCTCCAGAGGATGCTTGAGTACCTGGAGTACGCGCACCTGCTGCGCATGGCCGCTGAACAGACTGACCCAGTCGCGCGCATGGAGTATATTGCTG CGTTCGCAGTAAGCGCACTCGCATCTAATTGGGAGCGGCTCGGGAAGCCATTCAATCCGCTACTGGGGGAGACATTCGAACTCGAGCGACCTGAGTTCAGGGCTGTTTGTGAACAG GTATCTCACCACCCACCGGTATCGGCTTTCCACGCTGACAGTCCTCACTTCGTGTTCCACGGCTCGGTGCATCCTAAACTCAAGTTCTGCGGCAAGAGTGTCGAGATCCAGCCCAAAGGACATGTCACTGTCGAGCTGCCCAG GTGGGGAGAAGCCTACACCTGGAGCAACGTGAACTGCTGCGTTCACAACGTCATCGTGGGCAAGCTCTGGATCGAGCAGTACGGGGCTATGGAGGTGACCTGCCACGGCGGCGCGGGGTTGAAAGCCAACCTCGCCTTCAAGCCAGCTGGATTTAACAACCGAGACCTGCACAGAGTGGACGGGTTCATCGTTGACGCCAA TAAGAAACGCCTGCGCTACCTGTACGGCAAGTGGACCCAGTGTATCAAGTGCTGCAGCGCGGCGCAGTACGACCAGTGGGCCAAGGAACAAGGCCAGGAGACCAGCTCGCAGACACCCTCGCATACCCCCAAGAAAGTCCTCGCCAAGCTGAACAGCTTCAAAGTTGGCGCACTACGGTCTATGTCGATACAGGAT TCCGAAGAACCAGATACATCGGAAGACGTACCAAAGCCGGACGAAGCCTTCAACATAGAGATCCCAGGATCAGTCACCTTGTGGGAAGCGAGACCCAGACCCCCTAACAGTGCTCAG TATTACCAGTTTACGGAATTTGCCATGTCCCTGAACGAGTTAGAACAAGATATGAAGGGTCAGTTGTGTCCAACTGACAGCCGACTGCGGCCTGACGTCAGGTTGTTGGAGCAGGGAGACATCGATGGAGCTGCTGTGGAGAAGTCTCGGCTGGAGGATAAGCAGCGGACGGCTAGGAAGGTGCTCAAGAAGTCTTCGGAGCCGTGGCAGCCTAG GTGGTTCAGCCAGGGTACCAACCCGTACACCAAACAAGAAGACTGGCTGTACAATGGTGGATATTGGGATCGCAACTACCAACATCTCAAGGACGTCGacatattttaa